The Juglans microcarpa x Juglans regia isolate MS1-56 chromosome 2S, Jm3101_v1.0, whole genome shotgun sequence genome has a window encoding:
- the LOC121253548 gene encoding anthocyanidin 3-O-glucosyltransferase 7-like has product MRFGDLPPEVLQEILQGNDPNCSPIFARTLRRIREVLPRANAVVMNSFQELNSTILTDDLKSKFQDILYVGFLTLIVPTPPLPPSYTDATGCLPWLDEQKPTSAAYISFGTLAAVPPHEFAALAEALEASCVPFLWSLRENFKAFLPNGFLERTRKQGKIVPWAPQAHVLSHKAVGVYITHCGYNSVFESIVGEVPMICRPILGDNKMNGRMVENVWEIGVRVEGGVFTKKGMVKSLELVLGHDQHRRRMKEKIRDLKELVVKAAGPDGIASKDFKTLLELISQ; this is encoded by the coding sequence ATGCGCTTCGGGGACTTACCCCCAGAAGTACTTCAAGAAATACTTCAAGGTAATGACCCAAATTGTTCTCCAATTTTCGCACGCACACTGCGCAGAATTAGGGAAGTCCTGCCACGAGCAAATGCTGTTGTGATGAACTCTTTCCAAGAACTAAACTCAACCATACTCACCGATGATCTCAAGTCCAAGTTCCAAGACATTCTGTACGTGGGATTTCTCACCTTAATAGTCCCAACTCCACCCCTACCACCATCGTATACAGACGCCACAGGCTGCCTCCCATGGTTGGACGAGCAAAAGCCAACATCGGCAGCATATATAAGCTTTGGAACACTGGCGGCGGTACCACCCCACGAGTTTGCAGCTTTAGCAGAGGCGCTGGAAGCGAGTTGCGTTCCTTTTCTTTGGTCTCTTAGGGAAAACTTCAAAGCATTTCTGCCGAATGGGTTCCTCGAGAGGACAAGGAAACAAGGAAAAATAGTTCCCTGGGCACCCCAGGCTCATGTCTTGTCACATAAAGCAGTAGGCGTGTACATTACACACTGTGGGTACAACTCTGTGTTTGAGAGCATTGTCGGAGAGGTTCCGATGATCTGCCGGCCGATCTTAGGTGACAATAAGATGAACGGACGGATGGTAGAGAACGTGTGGGAGATAGGGGTTAGGGTTGAGGGAGGGGTGTTTACAAAGAAGGGAATGGTCAAGAGCTTGGAGCTCGTTCTGGGACATGATCAACATCGAAGGAGGATGAAGGAGAAGATCAGAGATCTTAAAGAGCTTGTAGTGAAAGCTGCCGGACCTGATGGGATTGCTTCCAAAGATTTCAAGACTTTGCTTGAGCTAATCTCTCAATAA